The Nitrospira tepida genome includes a window with the following:
- a CDS encoding HlyD family secretion protein: protein MNLRRGVLIIGLAIVLVGIGGAFLFGRGLWKAGLPEGLIQTNGRIEGDHLTVASKFPGRVQELLVREGHMVTAGQVMVRLDDVQTAARVDQARHAWEAIEAQVQAAHTTLAVLNLEVPLAIESAQSHVDQAKAELEKAKAVEQEARRDEQRFRNLLPDQAVARQQYDQASARWTVARNDVAAAQSGLAKATKELAQAELGWKRIRAKEEEIAALERQRDQAEAVLNEAQSILADLTILAPADGTVTTRMVDVGEVVAAGTPLFEVVDLDRLYLKAYVPEVLIGKVRLGLPARIYTDAFPEQPFDATVRYIASKAEFTPKEVQTPDERVKLIYAVKLYLAANPDHRLTPGLPADAIIRWKDEVAWTRPK, encoded by the coding sequence ATGAACCTCAGGCGTGGTGTTCTCATCATCGGGCTGGCGATCGTGCTGGTTGGGATCGGCGGCGCGTTTCTGTTCGGTCGCGGTCTCTGGAAGGCCGGCCTGCCGGAAGGGTTGATTCAAACCAACGGCCGCATCGAAGGCGATCATCTCACGGTCGCGAGCAAATTTCCGGGGCGCGTCCAAGAACTGTTGGTCCGAGAGGGGCACATGGTCACGGCGGGCCAAGTGATGGTCCGGCTTGACGACGTCCAGACCGCCGCGCGGGTCGATCAGGCTCGCCATGCCTGGGAAGCGATCGAAGCGCAAGTGCAGGCGGCCCATACGACCCTGGCGGTATTGAATCTGGAGGTGCCGTTGGCCATCGAATCGGCTCAGTCCCATGTGGACCAAGCCAAGGCGGAACTGGAAAAGGCCAAGGCGGTCGAGCAGGAGGCCCGGCGCGACGAGCAACGATTCCGCAACCTGCTCCCTGATCAGGCTGTGGCCCGACAACAGTACGACCAGGCCAGCGCCCGTTGGACCGTCGCGCGGAACGACGTGGCCGCCGCTCAATCCGGGCTCGCCAAGGCGACGAAGGAGCTGGCGCAGGCGGAATTGGGCTGGAAACGGATCCGCGCCAAGGAAGAGGAGATCGCGGCGCTCGAGCGCCAGCGGGATCAGGCCGAGGCGGTCCTGAACGAAGCCCAAAGTATTTTGGCCGACCTCACGATTCTCGCCCCGGCCGACGGAACCGTCACGACCCGGATGGTCGATGTCGGCGAGGTTGTGGCCGCCGGCACGCCGCTTTTCGAGGTCGTTGACCTGGACCGGCTCTACCTCAAGGCCTATGTGCCGGAAGTCCTGATCGGCAAGGTGCGGCTGGGCTTGCCCGCCCGGATCTATACGGACGCCTTTCCCGAGCAGCCGTTCGACGCCACGGTCCGCTACATTGCCTCGAAGGCCGAGTTCACGCCCAAGGAAGTCCAGACGCCCGACGAGCGGGTGAAGCTGATCTATGCGGTCAAGCTCTATCTGGCGGCCAACCCCGATCACCGGTTGACGCCGGGCCTCCCGGCGGACGCGATCATTCGGTGGAAGGACGAGGTGGCCTGGACGAGGCCAAAATAA